TATAAGATTTCAGAATAAGGCGTTTCTCTGCTTCTGCTATAGACATAATTTCACCAAAATCACTCTCCGAATCAAGGAGGTCTCTGTGATCTTCAAGAAACATAAAATTATCGGGTTTCAGCAAATTTTCGTGATTCATTATTACTGCAGTTTCAATGCTGTTCTCAAGCTCCCTTACATTGCCGGGCCAGTCATACTGTATTA
The window above is part of the bacterium genome. Proteins encoded here:
- a CDS encoding sigma-54-dependent Fis family transcriptional regulator, encoding IQYDWPGNVRELENSIETAVIMNHENLLKPDNFMFLEDHRDLLDSESDFGEIMSIAEAEKRLILKSYRQLNQNKTRTAKTLGITIKTLRTKLREYGVIETEKAVHVD